A genomic region of Procambarus clarkii isolate CNS0578487 chromosome 88, FALCON_Pclarkii_2.0, whole genome shotgun sequence contains the following coding sequences:
- the LOC123745828 gene encoding uncharacterized protein isoform X1 yields the protein MSWRGAVRHSWTRAGSPAPRTTRTAAMEYRRVNVLPLLVLLLHLLSAASQAVQEYSIDTTWNGGPLDHTPVQVSLSGSADQQYLEVSITAPFFNDPPAPPGPPGQPFYGLWDYEVVEVFFLNDQDQYVEVEVCPWGQHIVLLLNGKRETIRHSLPLEVTTQRNNDTGIWTGLARIPVTYLPHKVSKFNAYAIHGSGEARVYEALYPAPATATDPDFHALQYFQPINLTQLLPDQADAPISQLWTDSLEGVFRYSITTTWDDVPLAGQPVQFTLQGFQAGVEINVTAPFYNDPAPDGPSGQPFYGLWDYEVVEMFFLNDEDEYLEVELGPWGQHLLLLLKGERNTIKHSLPLDYIVLEKTDPVGDTPGEWRGSAMIPPGYFPPNVTRMNAYAIHGVGDSRQYQALYPAPHGDPDYPQPDFHKLSLFRPIDFEFQVADNSEYSDVWLEAINSGSTTLSPEFKTEETVEPVTVLSLIITTEPTPAPTSKPTPAPTTEPKPSPVAEPTPFPVTEPPPAPTTTTQEDGKPEGVARLGLVQKVRGRRPQPLRVPSTPFRDQRLANENRDTELTSVGNRRTTQLVPSPQRAGPSRGQLERRRLQQSVLPPGQSLTGQEQQFSDPNIQQPEDRIFQDQRRGQESLQLQNQRVQQQGQQFQDQRFQEETSSKQDQRFQDQRFQQQDQRFQEETSSKQDQRFQDQRFQQHDQGFQQQDQRFQQQDQGFQQHEQGFQQHEQGFQQQDQGFQQQDQRFQQQDQGFQQQDQRFQQQDQGFQQQVPQFQDPTFQQESVHLPDSVASSATIPEAETKVEVTIPDVEAAVEALVEQTAALPPPHPVCFEPGLVPDEQRCYAFHECVLENGAWQVYSWRCRRGHMYDPVTVACVRGRCRRRG from the exons AAGGGTGAACGTCTTGcccctgctggtgctgctgttacacCTGCTCTCTGCAGCCTCTCAAGC GGTCCAGGAGTACAGCATCGACACCACCTGGAATGGGGGCCCGCTGGACCACACGCCGGTGCAGGTGTCCCTCTCAGGGAGTGCTGACCAGCAGTACCTGGAGGTCAGCATCACCGCCCCCTTCTTCAACGACCCGCCTGCTCCCCCGGGCCCACCTGGACAACCTTTCTACGGTCTCTGGGATTATGAAG tggtggaggtgttctTCCTCAACGACCAGGACCAGTACGTGGAGGTGGAGGTGTGCCC GTGGGGCCAACACATCGTGCTGCTGCTGAACGGCAAGAGAGAGACCATCAGACACTCCCTCCCACTGGAGGTCACCACGCAGAGGAACAACGACACGGGCATCTGGACGGGCCTCGCCAGGATCCCAGTCACCTATCTCCCTCACAAG GTGAGCAAGTTCAACGCTTACGCCATCCATGGGTCCGGGGAGGCCAGAGTGTATGAGGCTCTCTACCCTGCGCCCGCCACGGCTACTGACCCGGACTT CCACGCCCTCCAGTACTTCCAACCCATTAACTTGACCCAGCTCCTCCCAGACCAAGCTGACGCCCCCATCAGCCAGTTGTGGACCGACTCACTTGAAGG TGTGTTCCGGTACTCGATCACCACCACCTGGGATGATGTCCCCTTGGCCGGCCAGCCAGTGCAGTTTACCcttcaaggatttcag GCTGGGGTAGAGATCAATGTGACTGCCCCGTTCTACAACGACCCCGCCCCTGATGGTCCCTCAGGTCAGCCCTTCTATGGTCTCTGGGACTATGAGG TGGTGGAAATGTTCTTCCTGAACGACGAGGACGAGTACCTGGAGGTGGAGCTGGGGCCCTGGGGCCAGCACCTGCTCCTCCTGCTCAAGGGCGAGAGGAACACCATCAAACACTCTCTCCCTCTCGACTACATTGTTTTGGAGAAGACCGATCCCGTGGGGGACACGCCG GGAGAGTGGCGTGGGTCTGCCATGATACCTCCTGGCTACTTCCCCCCCAACGTCACCAGGATGAATGCCTACGCCATCCACGGTGTGGGAGACTCCAGGCAGTACCAGGCCCTCTATCCTGCGCCACATGGTGACCCAGACTATCCTCAGCCTGATTT CCACAAGCTTAGTCTCTTCAGACCCATTGACTTCGAGTTTCAAGTGGCTGACAACAGCGAATACTCGGACGTTTGGCTGGAGGCTATAAACTCCGGTAGTACGACGCTCTCG CCGGAGTTTAAGACAGAGGAAACGGTGGAGCCTGTAACAGTCTTGAGTCTCATAATCACGACTGAGCCAACACCTGCCCCCACTTCTAAGCCAACACCTGCCCCCACAACTGAGCCAAAACCTTCCCCTGTGGCTGAGCCAACACCTTTCCCTGTGACCGAGCCACCGCCTGCACCCACGACTACTACCCAAGAAGATGGGAAACCTGAGGGTGTGGCTCGTCTCGGTCTAGTCCAGAAAGTGAGGGGACGACGACCACAGCCCCTAAGGGTACCAAGCACCCCTTTTAGAGATCAACGTTTAGCAAATGAGAATCGAGACACTGAACTAACCAGCGTAGGAAATCGTCGTACAACTCAGTTGGTGCCAAGTCCCCAGCGAGCCGGTCCAAGCAGAGGCCAGCTTGAGCGACGTCGTCTACAACAGTCGGTATTACCACCTGGCCAGTCTCTCACAGGACAAGAGCAGCAGTTCTCCGATCCGAATATTCAGCAACCTGAGGACAGAATTTTCCAGGATCAAAGGCGTGGACAGGAGAGCCTGCAGCTCCAAAATCAGCGTGTTCAGCAGCAAGGACAGCAATTCCAGGATCAGAGATTTCAAGAAGAGACCTCAAGTAAACAAGATCAACGATTCCAAGATCAGAGATTCCAGCAGCAGGATCAGAGATTTCAAGAAGAGACCTCAAGTAAACAAGATCAACGATTCCAAGATCAGAGATTCCAGCAGCATGATCAGGGATTCCAGCAGCAGGATCAGAGATTCCAGCAGCAGGATCAGGGATTCCAGCAGCATGAGCAGGGATTCCAGCAGCATGAGCAGGGATTCCAGCAACAGGATCAAGGATTCCAACAACAGGATCAGAGATTCCAGCAGCAGGATCAGGGATTCCAGCAACAGGATCAGAGATTCCAGCAGCAGGATCAGGGATTCCAGCAACAGGTTCCTCAGTTCCAAGACCCAACATTCCAGCAAGAGTCCGTCCATCTTCCAGATTCAGTGGCGAGTTCAGCCACCATTCCAGAGGCAGAGACTAAGGTGGAGGTGACCATCCCGGACGTGGAGGCAGCAGTGGAGGCCCTGGTTGAACAGACTGCCGCTCTGCCACCCCCACATCCTGTCTGCTTCGAGCCGGGCCTTGTGCCAGATGAACAACGTTGCTATGCGTTCCATGAgtgcgtactagaaaatggagctTGGCAGGTGTACTCGTGGCGGTGTCGGAGAGGACACATGTATGACCCCGTCACTGTTGCTTGCGTTCGTGGAAGATGTCGAAGGCGTGGATGA
- the LOC123745828 gene encoding uncharacterized protein isoform X2, translated as MVQEYSIDTTWNGGPLDHTPVQVSLSGSADQQYLEVSITAPFFNDPPAPPGPPGQPFYGLWDYEVVEVFFLNDQDQYVEVEVCPWGQHIVLLLNGKRETIRHSLPLEVTTQRNNDTGIWTGLARIPVTYLPHKVSKFNAYAIHGSGEARVYEALYPAPATATDPDFHALQYFQPINLTQLLPDQADAPISQLWTDSLEGVFRYSITTTWDDVPLAGQPVQFTLQGFQAGVEINVTAPFYNDPAPDGPSGQPFYGLWDYEVVEMFFLNDEDEYLEVELGPWGQHLLLLLKGERNTIKHSLPLDYIVLEKTDPVGDTPGEWRGSAMIPPGYFPPNVTRMNAYAIHGVGDSRQYQALYPAPHGDPDYPQPDFHKLSLFRPIDFEFQVADNSEYSDVWLEAINSGSTTLSPEFKTEETVEPVTVLSLIITTEPTPAPTSKPTPAPTTEPKPSPVAEPTPFPVTEPPPAPTTTTQEDGKPEGVARLGLVQKVRGRRPQPLRVPSTPFRDQRLANENRDTELTSVGNRRTTQLVPSPQRAGPSRGQLERRRLQQSVLPPGQSLTGQEQQFSDPNIQQPEDRIFQDQRRGQESLQLQNQRVQQQGQQFQDQRFQEETSSKQDQRFQDQRFQQQDQRFQEETSSKQDQRFQDQRFQQHDQGFQQQDQRFQQQDQGFQQHEQGFQQHEQGFQQQDQGFQQQDQRFQQQDQGFQQQDQRFQQQDQGFQQQVPQFQDPTFQQESVHLPDSVASSATIPEAETKVEVTIPDVEAAVEALVEQTAALPPPHPVCFEPGLVPDEQRCYAFHECVLENGAWQVYSWRCRRGHMYDPVTVACVRGRCRRRG; from the exons AT GGTCCAGGAGTACAGCATCGACACCACCTGGAATGGGGGCCCGCTGGACCACACGCCGGTGCAGGTGTCCCTCTCAGGGAGTGCTGACCAGCAGTACCTGGAGGTCAGCATCACCGCCCCCTTCTTCAACGACCCGCCTGCTCCCCCGGGCCCACCTGGACAACCTTTCTACGGTCTCTGGGATTATGAAG tggtggaggtgttctTCCTCAACGACCAGGACCAGTACGTGGAGGTGGAGGTGTGCCC GTGGGGCCAACACATCGTGCTGCTGCTGAACGGCAAGAGAGAGACCATCAGACACTCCCTCCCACTGGAGGTCACCACGCAGAGGAACAACGACACGGGCATCTGGACGGGCCTCGCCAGGATCCCAGTCACCTATCTCCCTCACAAG GTGAGCAAGTTCAACGCTTACGCCATCCATGGGTCCGGGGAGGCCAGAGTGTATGAGGCTCTCTACCCTGCGCCCGCCACGGCTACTGACCCGGACTT CCACGCCCTCCAGTACTTCCAACCCATTAACTTGACCCAGCTCCTCCCAGACCAAGCTGACGCCCCCATCAGCCAGTTGTGGACCGACTCACTTGAAGG TGTGTTCCGGTACTCGATCACCACCACCTGGGATGATGTCCCCTTGGCCGGCCAGCCAGTGCAGTTTACCcttcaaggatttcag GCTGGGGTAGAGATCAATGTGACTGCCCCGTTCTACAACGACCCCGCCCCTGATGGTCCCTCAGGTCAGCCCTTCTATGGTCTCTGGGACTATGAGG TGGTGGAAATGTTCTTCCTGAACGACGAGGACGAGTACCTGGAGGTGGAGCTGGGGCCCTGGGGCCAGCACCTGCTCCTCCTGCTCAAGGGCGAGAGGAACACCATCAAACACTCTCTCCCTCTCGACTACATTGTTTTGGAGAAGACCGATCCCGTGGGGGACACGCCG GGAGAGTGGCGTGGGTCTGCCATGATACCTCCTGGCTACTTCCCCCCCAACGTCACCAGGATGAATGCCTACGCCATCCACGGTGTGGGAGACTCCAGGCAGTACCAGGCCCTCTATCCTGCGCCACATGGTGACCCAGACTATCCTCAGCCTGATTT CCACAAGCTTAGTCTCTTCAGACCCATTGACTTCGAGTTTCAAGTGGCTGACAACAGCGAATACTCGGACGTTTGGCTGGAGGCTATAAACTCCGGTAGTACGACGCTCTCG CCGGAGTTTAAGACAGAGGAAACGGTGGAGCCTGTAACAGTCTTGAGTCTCATAATCACGACTGAGCCAACACCTGCCCCCACTTCTAAGCCAACACCTGCCCCCACAACTGAGCCAAAACCTTCCCCTGTGGCTGAGCCAACACCTTTCCCTGTGACCGAGCCACCGCCTGCACCCACGACTACTACCCAAGAAGATGGGAAACCTGAGGGTGTGGCTCGTCTCGGTCTAGTCCAGAAAGTGAGGGGACGACGACCACAGCCCCTAAGGGTACCAAGCACCCCTTTTAGAGATCAACGTTTAGCAAATGAGAATCGAGACACTGAACTAACCAGCGTAGGAAATCGTCGTACAACTCAGTTGGTGCCAAGTCCCCAGCGAGCCGGTCCAAGCAGAGGCCAGCTTGAGCGACGTCGTCTACAACAGTCGGTATTACCACCTGGCCAGTCTCTCACAGGACAAGAGCAGCAGTTCTCCGATCCGAATATTCAGCAACCTGAGGACAGAATTTTCCAGGATCAAAGGCGTGGACAGGAGAGCCTGCAGCTCCAAAATCAGCGTGTTCAGCAGCAAGGACAGCAATTCCAGGATCAGAGATTTCAAGAAGAGACCTCAAGTAAACAAGATCAACGATTCCAAGATCAGAGATTCCAGCAGCAGGATCAGAGATTTCAAGAAGAGACCTCAAGTAAACAAGATCAACGATTCCAAGATCAGAGATTCCAGCAGCATGATCAGGGATTCCAGCAGCAGGATCAGAGATTCCAGCAGCAGGATCAGGGATTCCAGCAGCATGAGCAGGGATTCCAGCAGCATGAGCAGGGATTCCAGCAACAGGATCAAGGATTCCAACAACAGGATCAGAGATTCCAGCAGCAGGATCAGGGATTCCAGCAACAGGATCAGAGATTCCAGCAGCAGGATCAGGGATTCCAGCAACAGGTTCCTCAGTTCCAAGACCCAACATTCCAGCAAGAGTCCGTCCATCTTCCAGATTCAGTGGCGAGTTCAGCCACCATTCCAGAGGCAGAGACTAAGGTGGAGGTGACCATCCCGGACGTGGAGGCAGCAGTGGAGGCCCTGGTTGAACAGACTGCCGCTCTGCCACCCCCACATCCTGTCTGCTTCGAGCCGGGCCTTGTGCCAGATGAACAACGTTGCTATGCGTTCCATGAgtgcgtactagaaaatggagctTGGCAGGTGTACTCGTGGCGGTGTCGGAGAGGACACATGTATGACCCCGTCACTGTTGCTTGCGTTCGTGGAAGATGTCGAAGGCGTGGATGA